CTTCAGAGGTGGCCCTGCTTATTATATGCAAAATGGTTTAGGTAAGCGCTGGATGGGCGTTTTATTCTCATTATGCTTGATTTTAGCCTTTGGTTTAGTATTTAACGCTGTGCAGTCAAACTCTATTGCTGCCGCATTTGAAGTGGCATTTGGTGTACCTAAGTATATAGTAGGTATTTTCTTAGTGATTGGCTCTGGCATCATTATTTTTGGTGGCCTGAAAACAATTTCTCGCTTTGCTGAAATGGTTGTGCCATTTATGGCATTAGCTTATTTGCTGGTTGCTCTTTATGTTTGTGCTGTTAACTTTACTGCGCTACCGGATGTACTAGTGCTTATTATAAAAAGTGCCTTTGGTATTGAGCAAGCAGGGGCCGGTGCAATTGGTTATGGCATAACGCAAGCTATGATCCAAGGGATCAAGCGTGGTTTATTTTCAAACGAAGCTGGTATGGGTAGTGCTGCTAATGCCGCTGCTACGGCAACGCCTTACCCTCCACATCCGGCATCACAAGGTTATGTGCAAATGTTAGGTGTATTTATTGATACTATTGTAATTTGTACCGCCACTGCCTCACTTATCTTGCTTTCACAGCAATTAGTACCTGAGTCTGGTGTATTAGGTATTGAACTTACTCAAGCTGCATTACAAGAACATGTTGGAGATTGGGGTACTTACTTTATTGCTATCGCTATACTCTTTTTTGCTTTTACGTCTATTGTTGCGAATTACTCTTATGCTGAAACAAATTTAATGTTTTTAGAACACAACTCTAATAAAGGTATGTTTATCTTTAGACTTGTTGTTTTAGTTATGGTGATGTTTGGTGCAGTCGGTGAGCTTGGTTTAATTTGGACGCTTGCAGATATATCAATGGGCTTAATGGCTATTGTGAACGTTATAGCGCTATTTATGCTTTCAGGTGTTGTTGTATGGCTCTCTAAAGATTATAACGAGCAACGAAAACAAGGTTTAACGCCTACATTTGATAAAACTAAGCATCCAAAGCTTGCTAAAGAGGTCGACCCCGAGGCCTGGAAATAAACAATAAGCAGCGAGCTACGGCTCGCTTTTTTAGTTCTAAAAATAAAAAGTACTTACACTAAATCACTCTATCCTTTATAAGTAAAAGCTGTTACAGCCGATAAGAACTGTATAGACATTATCTGCTTAAATAAGACAACCTACAAAAACAGATGTTTAATGTCCATAGCTCTGAATCATGTATAAGCACTTTATTGTTTACCTATTTGAAGCTCTCACCATCACTCTAGACTTACTATTACCCGCGACTTTTAACTTCCACTGAGCATGCATTACCGATCAATTTGACAGTTACTTTATGCTAGCAGCGCATAAATTTATGTTGTTTGCTCTAGAAGTGTGGATTGGTTTACTGTTTTGGATTTTTAAGGCTAATGGTTTATTTTACGGGTTGGTATCATAAGTCTATGACGTTTAGCCCAATTAAAAGTGCATTAATTAACACTAGGAATAATGTATCACTATGGATTACGTGCCTAGTTTATTTGAACCGTTATAGGACTGGATTTAGAGATCTTATATTACGCTTAGCAATAGGTATAAAAAGCCGTTACTAAACTATCACACAACGATATTATTAGGTAGGACATACATAAAGTATGGCATATCAAAAATAATATAAATCATAGTAAATATAAGGATTGTAAATCAGGTTTTGGGGTTAACTTATAAGTGTTATAAATTTTTTTTAAGCAGAGCGCTTAATATAAAGATGGTGCCCGAGGCCGGACT
The window above is part of the Pseudoalteromonas aliena SW19 genome. Proteins encoded here:
- a CDS encoding alanine/glycine:cation symporter family protein yields the protein MTDIINSISALLWGQVLVYLLIAAGLFFTFRLGFIQFVQFPHMFKVMFGSRKCGEDEISSFQAFCTSLAARVGTGNMAGVAVALYLGGPGAIFWMWLIALIGMATSFAESTLAQAYKTKDAEGNFRGGPAYYMQNGLGKRWMGVLFSLCLILAFGLVFNAVQSNSIAAAFEVAFGVPKYIVGIFLVIGSGIIIFGGLKTISRFAEMVVPFMALAYLLVALYVCAVNFTALPDVLVLIIKSAFGIEQAGAGAIGYGITQAMIQGIKRGLFSNEAGMGSAANAAATATPYPPHPASQGYVQMLGVFIDTIVICTATASLILLSQQLVPESGVLGIELTQAALQEHVGDWGTYFIAIAILFFAFTSIVANYSYAETNLMFLEHNSNKGMFIFRLVVLVMVMFGAVGELGLIWTLADISMGLMAIVNVIALFMLSGVVVWLSKDYNEQRKQGLTPTFDKTKHPKLAKEVDPEAWK